A genome region from Schistocerca nitens isolate TAMUIC-IGC-003100 chromosome 4, iqSchNite1.1, whole genome shotgun sequence includes the following:
- the LOC126252280 gene encoding uncharacterized protein LOC126252280, whose product MKDRSHPLTEGDASGGKDPTYFAPYSHSERFQHFASRESVRKFKSSSDVNDSESSLSEKLHNVRMEEAKLFVELLRQVHYKNLRAKSKYKIQRKLNYNLHFSSDESPSQYPAGKANEQSVGDDNSHSISKSMKDSELKHLPTSKTMDKYFSSTDDESDGHYM is encoded by the coding sequence ATGAAAGACAGAAGTCATCCTCTGACTGAAGGGGATGCAAGTGGTGGTAAGGATCCTACTTATTTTGCCCCATATTCACATTCTGAGAGGTTCCAGCATTTTGCCAGCAGAGAAAGTGTTCGAAAATTTAAGAGCAGCTCTGATGTTAATGATTCAGAGAGTAGTCTTTCAGAAAAACTTCATAATGTTAGAATGGAGGAGGCAAAATTATTTGTTGAACTCCTGAGACAAGTTCACTATAAGAACCTAAGAGCTAAAAGCAAatacaagattcaaagaaaactgaaCTACAACCTTCACTTTTCATCAGACGAAAGTCCATCACAGTACCCAGCTGGAAAGGCAAATGAACAAAGTGTGGGAGATGATAATAGCCACAGTATATCCAAAAGCATGAAAGATTCTGAACTGAAACATCTTCCCACAAGTAAAACAATGGACAAATATTTTTCTAGTACAGATGATGAATCTGATGGGCACTATATGTGA